The following proteins come from a genomic window of Paenibacillus swuensis:
- a CDS encoding MGDG synthase family glycosyltransferase → MKVLILYASYGDGHLQASRALRDAFQRRDVQVHMLDLFAEAHPLLNKFTKFLYIKSFTVLPSVYGWIYNVTKRMKHDTAFAEILHSFGTKKLQQMIERYDPDLVINTFPMQGICKLNETAGIRIPTYNVITDFDLHHRWVHPDIHKYYVATEDLKGQVEQLGVPASRIEVTGIPLKEAFNRTEHSSSSLGKMQAAASPEVQQTFGLDTGKRTLLLMAGAHGVMQGLQHLCAQLDRLADDVQVALVCGNNKFLCQQMRRAFANYPNIHVYGYVEEIHKLMSISTCIVTKPGGITLSESLSSALPILIYRPVPGQEQENASYLESKGAALISHKPKELCRQIKTLLQDPQILSEMREAIQALHKPNSSESIVSDIIHTTLTNQQPDYVFRLAKGDHRIESFS, encoded by the coding sequence ATGAAGGTGTTAATTCTTTACGCTAGCTATGGCGACGGACATTTGCAGGCTTCAAGAGCGCTGAGAGACGCATTCCAACGCAGGGACGTGCAAGTGCATATGCTGGACCTGTTCGCGGAAGCTCATCCCTTGTTGAACAAATTTACGAAATTTTTATATATCAAAAGCTTTACCGTTCTCCCCTCCGTCTACGGGTGGATTTATAATGTGACGAAGCGGATGAAGCATGACACGGCCTTTGCCGAGATCTTGCACTCTTTCGGAACGAAGAAGCTGCAGCAAATGATTGAGCGGTACGATCCGGATCTTGTGATTAACACCTTCCCCATGCAAGGGATTTGTAAGCTGAACGAAACGGCGGGCATACGCATTCCTACCTATAATGTAATAACGGATTTTGACCTTCATCATCGGTGGGTTCATCCGGATATTCACAAGTATTACGTGGCGACCGAGGATTTGAAAGGGCAAGTGGAGCAACTGGGTGTACCCGCAAGTCGGATTGAAGTGACCGGGATCCCGTTAAAGGAAGCTTTCAATCGTACAGAGCATTCATCTTCATCATTAGGCAAAATGCAAGCGGCGGCCTCCCCGGAAGTTCAGCAAACATTCGGATTGGATACGGGCAAAAGAACGCTGCTCCTCATGGCCGGCGCTCACGGTGTGATGCAAGGTCTGCAGCATCTTTGCGCTCAGTTAGACCGCTTGGCGGATGACGTGCAGGTGGCTTTAGTCTGCGGCAACAATAAATTTCTCTGTCAACAGATGCGGCGGGCTTTTGCGAATTATCCGAACATTCATGTCTATGGTTACGTGGAAGAGATTCATAAACTGATGAGCATTTCCACCTGCATTGTGACGAAACCCGGAGGCATCACGTTATCCGAATCCCTTTCTTCCGCGCTGCCTATCCTGATCTATCGTCCTGTGCCCGGTCAAGAACAAGAAAACGCCTCTTATCTGGAAAGCAAAGGCGCGGCCCTGATCTCCCATAAACCGAAAGAATTGTGCCGGCAGATTAAGACCTTGTTGCAGGATCCTCAGATCTTATCGGAAATGCGTGAAGCCATACAGGCTTTACACAAGCCCAACTCCTCTGAAAGTATCGTTTCGGACATCATCCATACCACTTTAACGAACCAACAACCGGACTACGTCTTCCGGCTAGCCAAAGGGGATCATCGTATTGAGTCTTTTTCGTAA
- a CDS encoding methionine ABC transporter ATP-binding protein: MIVLKSLSKDYGAKRKSVRALDDINLTINKGEIYGIIGHSGAGKSTLIRCINLLERPTQGTVEMDGVKLTELTVSELQEQRRKIGMIFQHFNLLTSATVFENIAFPLKLARKSSSEIEKRVSELLQLVGLADHRDKFPAQLSGGQKQRVGIARALANNPTVLLCDEATSALDPQTTNAILALLLDINQKLGLTIVLITHEMQVIRSICDRVAVIDGGRIVESGQVVDVFLNPAQPVTREFVEQVSDSAELGDVLGREKKAGTHQVMRVTFLGEITYEPILFETMRELGTSFSILQGTISRMKSTPYGQLIVKVQGNEAQVRQAVETLRIRGLDAEVI, from the coding sequence TTGATTGTTCTCAAATCGTTAAGCAAGGATTACGGCGCCAAGCGCAAGTCGGTTCGTGCTCTGGATGATATTAACTTAACCATAAACAAAGGTGAAATATACGGGATTATCGGACATTCCGGCGCGGGCAAGAGTACATTGATCCGCTGCATTAATCTGCTTGAACGACCGACGCAAGGCACTGTGGAGATGGACGGGGTGAAATTAACCGAACTCACCGTATCAGAATTGCAGGAACAACGGCGTAAGATCGGGATGATTTTTCAGCACTTTAACTTATTAACCTCCGCTACCGTATTTGAAAATATCGCATTTCCCCTTAAGCTTGCCCGCAAGAGCTCTTCTGAAATTGAGAAGAGAGTCAGCGAACTGCTGCAATTGGTCGGACTGGCAGATCACAGGGATAAGTTCCCGGCTCAATTGTCCGGTGGTCAAAAACAACGGGTAGGTATTGCCCGCGCACTGGCCAATAATCCAACGGTTCTGTTATGCGATGAGGCGACCTCCGCATTGGATCCGCAGACCACCAATGCGATTCTCGCCTTGCTTCTGGATATTAATCAGAAGCTGGGGCTTACAATTGTGCTGATTACCCATGAGATGCAGGTGATCCGCTCGATATGTGACCGTGTTGCCGTCATCGACGGCGGGCGTATCGTGGAATCGGGGCAGGTGGTGGATGTGTTCTTGAATCCCGCGCAACCGGTTACCCGTGAATTCGTGGAACAAGTATCCGATTCGGCGGAGCTTGGAGATGTTCTGGGCCGCGAGAAGAAGGCGGGCACCCATCAGGTTATGAGGGTGACGTTCCTGGGGGAAATTACGTATGAACCGATTCTGTTTGAAACGATGCGGGAACTCGGGACAAGCTTCAGCATACTGCAAGGCACAATCTCCCGGATGAAGAGCACGCCTTACGGTCAGCTCATCGTGAAAGTGCAAGGCAATGAAGCTCAAGTCAGACAAGCTGTGGAGACGTTACGAATCCGCGGTCTTGATGCGGAGGTGATATAG
- a CDS encoding methionine ABC transporter permease has protein sequence MGFPTMDFSEVDWEGVGDATLDTLTMLGFSTLFTVLIGLPLGILLFLVSRNQILSSRPLYGLLSFVINVLRSIPFVILMILLIPLTKLIVSTSTGVEGSIPPLVIAAIPFYARLVEVSLREVDRGVIEAAQAMGASHWQIVRRVLLPESRAGLLAGATITTVTLVSYTAMAGIIGGGGLGDMAIRYGYQRFDTAVMLVTVTILILLVVLLQALGDRLVLKYSRK, from the coding sequence ATGGGCTTTCCAACTATGGATTTTTCGGAAGTGGATTGGGAAGGCGTAGGCGATGCGACGCTGGATACGTTGACGATGCTGGGTTTCTCCACATTGTTCACGGTGCTCATCGGTTTGCCGCTGGGGATCCTGCTCTTTCTCGTATCCAGAAATCAGATTCTTTCCAGCAGACCGTTATATGGATTGCTTTCGTTCGTGATCAACGTGCTGCGTTCGATTCCGTTCGTGATATTAATGATTCTGTTGATTCCGTTAACGAAGCTTATTGTGTCCACTTCTACCGGCGTGGAAGGGTCCATTCCTCCGCTAGTTATTGCGGCGATTCCGTTCTACGCGCGGCTGGTTGAAGTCAGCTTGCGCGAAGTCGACCGCGGTGTGATCGAAGCGGCTCAAGCGATGGGCGCATCGCATTGGCAGATCGTTCGGCGGGTGCTGTTGCCGGAATCCCGCGCGGGTTTATTGGCGGGCGCGACGATTACGACCGTAACCCTGGTTTCCTACACCGCCATGGCCGGCATTATCGGCGGCGGCGGCTTGGGCGATATGGCGATTCGCTATGGTTACCAACGGTTTGATACAGCCGTGATGTTGGTGACGGTGACAATTCTGATTTTGCTGGTGGTATTGTTGCAGGCCTTGGGCGACCGGTTAGTGTTGAAGTACAGCCGGAAATAG
- a CDS encoding MetQ/NlpA family ABC transporter substrate-binding protein has product MKKSLLALLFMALIVLTACGQNNNAGNNEGANTGAANGGNTGEAAEPVKLVVGATAVPHAEILKEVQPLLKEQGVELEIKEFTDYVQPNVQVFEKELDANFFQHMPYLEEMNTGKKMDLVEVIGVHIEPFGAYSKKVKSVDELKDGARVAIPNDPSNAGRALALLEKNGLIKMKAGVGIAGTVKDIEENSKNLKIEELEAAMLPRVVDEMDLALINTNYALEAGLNPMKDALFIEGNDSPYVNILVSRPDNKDSEAMQKLAKALTSPEVKAFIEEKYKGAVIAAF; this is encoded by the coding sequence ATGAAAAAAAGTTTATTGGCTTTACTGTTCATGGCATTAATCGTTCTTACGGCTTGCGGTCAAAATAATAACGCGGGCAACAACGAAGGCGCGAACACCGGCGCTGCGAACGGCGGCAACACCGGCGAAGCGGCAGAACCGGTTAAACTGGTAGTCGGAGCAACGGCGGTACCGCATGCTGAAATTTTGAAAGAAGTTCAACCGTTATTGAAAGAGCAAGGCGTAGAATTGGAAATCAAAGAATTTACAGATTACGTACAGCCGAACGTTCAAGTATTTGAGAAGGAATTGGATGCGAACTTCTTCCAACACATGCCTTACCTGGAAGAGATGAATACAGGCAAGAAGATGGATTTGGTGGAAGTTATCGGCGTTCATATTGAGCCTTTCGGTGCTTACTCCAAGAAGGTCAAGAGCGTAGATGAATTGAAGGACGGCGCTCGTGTAGCTATCCCGAATGATCCTTCCAATGCCGGACGCGCGTTGGCCCTGCTTGAGAAGAACGGCTTGATCAAGATGAAAGCGGGCGTTGGTATTGCCGGCACCGTGAAAGATATCGAAGAGAACAGCAAGAACCTGAAGATTGAAGAGCTGGAAGCAGCCATGTTGCCGCGTGTTGTGGACGAGATGGACCTGGCCTTGATCAACACGAACTACGCGCTGGAAGCGGGATTGAACCCGATGAAAGACGCTTTGTTCATTGAAGGCAATGATTCCCCGTACGTGAACATCTTGGTTTCCCGTCCGGATAACAAAGATTCCGAGGCGATGCAGAAGCTTGCCAAAGCTTTGACATCACCGGAAGTGAAAGCTTTCATCGAAGAGAAATACAAGGGCGCGGTTATCGCGGCGTTCTAA